In Podospora pseudocomata strain CBS 415.72m chromosome 4, whole genome shotgun sequence, the genomic stretch TGGTAGCTGCCAGGATTTCCTGTGCCGCACGGCGGACTGAGTCATGGTTGGAGAGGTCGAGTTGGATAAATGTTGTTTTGACTGATGGGTCTTGTTCCCGGATGGCTGCGATCACCGGGTGGACGTTTTCAGCGGTGCGGGAGGCGATCAGAAGGTGAGCTGGTGATGCTTTGGCGAGTTCGATGGCGATTGAGCTCCCGATACTAGGTTGGCCGGCACCGGTGATGACGAAGGTGCGTCCTTTGACTTGGGGAGCAAAGGCTGCAACGGCTTGCTCGCTGGTGACAGTGCTAGCAAAGACAGTCATGCTGAGAGATACAAGTTAAGGGCGGGTTCCAGGTTTGCTGTAGTAATTCGGTGCCACAGAACGCTAGGGGTTGCAAACTAGAGACATATTACATATCTGTGGTTTAAAACCGCAGACCATTCTGGATCCGGCAATAAAGGCCATGCCTGCATTGCCGGATGCCTTGATGTGGCGAAACCACTGTTGGGTGCCTGTAGAATTGATGCTGTGCATCACTGAACCGAGTGTTGGACCGAAACTATTCGGCTTCCCTTCATTGTACCTGACCGTTACCTAGCTCCCTGGCCTTTCAAAGCTGGGCCGTGTCTGAGTAAAGCTTGGGTAGCAGATAATGAAGGCTCGGACAACATAATCTCAACCGGGCACTTGGATGGTATCTACCTATTTCCGTAGGTATCTGTCTAGACTGATTAGGCAATAGTACCTTAGCAATTCCACATACATATACTATTCCTACGGCCTAAAGGCCAGATATCTTGCCTTTTGAAGAAATGTTATTACCTAGATCCGGCAAGCCTCTCTCTTGCAGTAACTTTGCATTCCAAGCTTGAAAACATATTCATTACATCAATACCTAGCCTAGCCCCATTCTCCAGTTGACAACAGTGTTTGAAAGTGAAGTTGGCACCACAAAAAGAATGTGGCCGGCCATTTACTGCAATCCTTTCCCTCAGTGCTTGACCTGGGAGGTTCAGACGCATgtttcccttccccctcttgAGCACTTGGCTCAGCCGGCAACTCAACCACCAGGTTCTCGTATTTCTTTCCAGCAAGCTCATGTGCTGGGTAATATTTGTTCGCGACCAGCTCATGGGCTGGGCTTTGTTAGCCGCCAGTTCATGTGTTGGTAACGAAACAAGGATAATGTTGGTGAGTTTAGCGACATCATGAGTctcgacatcctcgccaGAAATGTCCGCCTGCTTAGTTTTATTCTGCCGGATCATGAAAAGCCTCGTTGTCAAGATTGCCAGTACAATGAGTACAGCAGAGCCAAATCCGACTCCTACCCCAATTCCTGTTTTCGCAGTCTGGGAAAGTtcgttgctgctgtcaagaGCCTCGTTTTCCAATGTTTCCGGCGCTGTGACTGTCCCTATTTTGGATGTCGTAGGCGTCATGGAAGATGCATCTGGGTGTGGATTGTCTTGGATATAAAACATTCCACTGTCACTTTTCCAGTTCGGGTCGTCAGATCGACGGAGCCGAAGTCTAAATTCCCGGCTGTCGAAGAGAATTGAGTTGTTGATATTGTCATGGTCCCCGATGTCCCACCACTCCTGGACGAGAAGGTCGGATGAATAGTAGATGTCCTCTATCAGCTTAAACTTTCAGCGACAGTTTGAACAACGGTTCTGGTCAACAATGACGTACTGAGCAAAGTGCCAATCAGGTCCGATCCCGAGTCCCAAGGTCCAGGTCGTAAGTGCCAAATTTCAATCGTCAAGGAATCGGAGTATGCCATCCCAACGCTCCATTCAATAAGAATTTTACTGCCGAGAGCAAAGCGTTGCGGAATCCCAGTCAAATCATCGAAAGGTGGATTGATCCACGTCACGCCCAGTGGTTCAACAGCCGACACCACATGCTGCACTAGAAATGCCAGGCTAACCGCCTGCTGAATTGGTTTGAAGAGCCGGACCCTCATGGCTTTTTTTGGAAACATAAATGGTTTACTTCGAGGATAAAGCGGAAAAGAGAAGAACCGGATGACGGAGCGATCAAGTTCACCGACGCGGGTTCCGACAATATAAGGTAGGTTGTAAAACCCTCCCTCTTTGCTTCTGAAGACCTGTTGGAGGGACCTGTACAACGGCACACGTGTAGGCGCAAGGGACCAAACAAGTGATGGAAAGTTGTGACACAATGTGTGTATGATGACAGAGTCGAATAAGAGTTTTTGAACAGGTCGCACATTGTGGTGACTTTCTGACACTTGTCACACTTTAAAGTGGGCACATGTGCCGTGTGGCTCAGTGGGCTATCAAATTAGTCTTTCCATCAAGGGACTCGACATGAAAGCATTGCATACATGTACCCTTTCGACTGACAGGTTTTACCGCCCCTGGGTTGTTcgctcttctcctcgacaAATTCCACTTCATTTGTGTATTATTTGGGTGTATACCTATCTACCTAGCTACAGCCTTCCAACCCCTATGTGTTACATGTCaccaaaacccaacaccGCGACCATTGATTCGGCCGTCACCCTTCAAGATACCCGATTTCAGTTCCCGCCTCCACCGACGTAGGCTGAGTAGCCAACTCAGCCGCGTTGCTATGCCCATTAACGCTGTGCACAACGAAAGGGCTTGAGTAAAGCGGTGGTTTGCCAACATCATGAACCATTTCCTCATTCGGAACGCTGGCGAAATCCGCCTTGCTGTCTCTGCCCCGCCGCTTCAAGACAAATCTTGTCAGAAGAACAGACAAAGTTATCAGCAGCAGGGACCCAAgcccaactccaacgccGATGCCGACCTTCGCTGTCTGAGGCAGATCGCCGTTGTTGACTGGGGTAGAGGGATCAGACGTCGGGAAGACTGTACTGGATATCGTCGGTTGCGTCAACGTCGAAAATGTCTCTGTTGACGTCGCCGATGTCATCAGGGATGTTTGGGCTACGTCCTCCAAGATAAACGCCCGGCTCCAAAGCGAGCCATTCTCGTAACCGTACTTTTCGATCATGATATCGGCATGGTTACCGGGGGGCGGATCAGTAATAACCAGCACGAAGCGTGGGTTGTTGGCAATGGCTTTGCTGTCGATATTGTCACCCTCTCCGATGACCCACTGGAGCGTCTGTTGGTTCTGTGCGTCTTCTGAAAGCTGAAAGGTCAAAAGACTTTCTcctgccatcatcatgggcTTTTATGAGTGGTAGGTACTCACGAGCTAGAATGCCAATaacatcaccatccctcTTCTGCGTCCACTGCCGAACTTCGAGCGTGATTTTCCGGAGTCCAGCCGCTACCCAGGTGACCTGGATCTTTTGCCCGATGGCATAGTGTTCTTGCAGATCTCGCGAGTCAtatggtgggttggtgaagcGGTCGGCCCGTGCAAGCGATGTATATAGTACCCAAAAGATAATAAACGAGACTCCCCGTGGCAAACCAAATGGGATAGCGACGTCCATCTTGGAGCTACccagaaggaaaaggagccACCCAGAAGGAAAAAGAGCAAAGAGCGGTAGAACAGATTGTCTGGTGGGACTGGGTTTTATATTGGTTAAATCTGGGTCGATCTTTGGCTCGGCGCTCAGCAATACACAACAGCATGGCAGTGAAGCTCTTCACAGCCAGACCAgcagagaggaagaagatatTGAATGCTGACTTCTATCCCTGTCACGGTCTAGGCCCCGTATCATCCCGCGAAAAAGGCTCCGAAAAGTATCCAGAAATTGAAGTGGCGCTCCAAAAAAGGAATCAGACCCAATGAACAGGTGATACAACGAAGGTAGTCGACCTCCCGATACATCTGTTGTGATACACCGGGATGCAACACGAAGACCGAGTATCAGCAAGATCCCGGGAAACCCCCTGTTCTGTGTCTACCTTCAGCTGGTTGCCTTAAATCTCGAGAAAGGGTGGACCACCATCTAATCACGGATTCTGTTTCATATATCGCGTTCGCATTTTCATGAAATTTATTTGTCGATGACAATCCCTCAATCACTTCCACCAGCTTGGTATAAACAACAAATGATAGGGAATCTGTGAGAACCTTTCAAAATTTCTCCACATTACCCCGTTCAGCACAATACAGGATGTAGGTATACAAGAAGATCAATAGATGTTATCTCCAGTGGCTCATGGAGAGCGAGCCATGTTGCCCTCCGACATGTTCTTGTCCATCATATGGCCCATGGACACATAGCGTGACAGCCAGCTGACCTCACGAGCCTTGTGGCCATTGCAACCCTTGCATCCTTTGCGAGCCTGCTCAAGACCGATCATGCCGGCGCTGACACCGTTCTTCTGACCAGCGGTGGCAGCAAGGCCAGTCCAGCTCAAACGCTTGCTACCCTTCTTGGTCTGAGAGGCGGCATAGTAGTTGGACATGGCAGCAATCTCCCGTTTCTCGGCGCAGTCGCGATCGATCATCATGTTGCTGTCCATGGAGCTAGGAGTGCCCGAGGAAGCACCCATCGACATTTGGGCAgagaacatcatcatcatgtaGTCCTCCATCATCAGGCCGGAGCACATCATCTGCATGTTCATGGCGTCTTGGCTCATCTTGCCCATAGACATAGCCTTCTTGTTGTCCATGATGAAGACGCCGCCGCAGAAACGACCGCTCATGTTTTGGCGCACGCTCTCAAGAACACCCATTTGAGCGAAAGGATCAGTCGTCATGGCGAAGTGCTCCATGTGAACTCCCTTGCGgtcattcatcatcatgtccaTTGACTGGTGGTGGGCAGGCTCGCTATCCATGGTGGATTCACCACGGGGCATCATGAACTCGCAGGCAGCGGCACCGAAGGAGTAGATCTCGAGCTTGCACATCTTCTCAGCGGGCAGGTCGGAGCAGAGCTGAGCCATGGCCTGGGAGACGAGGACGGCACTATCGTTGTGGCAAAGGACGACGCAGCGGTGTATAGAGTCGTCGAGGAGAGCAGTGCGCATCTGGGCGTAGAGGTTTCTGCGGACTTGGCTGGGCATCACCATGCAACGCTGGAGCATCATGAACATCATGTCGAAGGGCATACCCCAGGTGGGCATGCAGATGCACATCATGGGACGGTTAAACATGCGAGAGAGCATAGGAAGGGCTTGTTGGTGGCAGTGGCGAGAGCTTGTATCGATTAGTTGTGGTCTCTAAACACACCAGGCAAAGAATGAGAGGACATACCTCATACCCATCCCGCCCATGAACATCCACTTTTCATTGTCCATCTCCGGGCCCATCATCCAGCCATCAGACTCCATGGCGCACATGTGCATCTGCTCTTTGCCGTTGAGCATCCAGCACATGCCCATGACCATCAAGGCACAGGTGCACATCCATATGGCGAACATGGCACcaggcatcatcatccagaGCGGGACAGCCATAACCATCATGCACATCTCCATGCACGTGAGCATGGTGTGTATCATCATGTCTCCCATGTCGGCCCAGGACATATGCTTGCGCTGGGTGAGCATGGCCCAGCACATGTTGGGCATCATTCGCATCATCTGCATTATTTCCTGCCACATCATTGACCACATTGGCTGCTGAGATCGAGGGGTGGTACCGCAGGCGCCATCGCAAAGTGGTGGGATGTAGGTGACGGGGGTAGCCATCATCGACTTCATGGCGGCGGGCTTCatgttcttgttggccaTCATGGGCATGATGTTGGGGCATGAACCCGTTGTTGGTGAAACCACAGGAGATTCAGGTGGCGAGAATCGGCGCATGACCTTAAGGGCGAGTAAAACGAATGTGGTGTAAGGAGCGTGGTGGTGAGGCAACGAACATGATGGCGCAATCTGTGATGAGCGACTCGTTATAACTTTACGGCAACGCGTCTTGGTGATTTGGCCCACTTGTTTTTTCCTCCATTCCAAACAGTGAATTCCCTGAGCCGTGCAGCAGTCGCAAGAGAGACGGACAGATAACGACCACCTGGCATTCCAGGGTAGCCATCATCTGGCGGGCAAGCAACGTTAGCAAAAATGTAGGCAATTTCCAGTCTGCTTGTTCCAAGTTCCTAAGCGTGTTGACTTATCAGTAGTCGCGTACCTTTCCTGAGAAAGACGAGGCGCGTCTGGACCCGACAGAGCAGACCAAGCCAAGTAAGGGAGAGAACGCGGGGGTAAAATTGTTCAATAGGTCAAGATAAGTAAAATATGAGCCAACTTTAACTGCTCTTGAAACAATGACAGACATTCCGTTCTGCAGAGCTGACATCCTTTTTGATCAGAGTAATAGTGGTCAGACCCCCACGTCGACCACACTGTCAAAGAAGTTGCATGTTTCCAAAGTCGGTCGTCCCAGAGCCGTTCCTTCCTCTACTTCACAGTCGACAGGTCTCCCTTCTTGCCCAAAGTGACACACACGGGACTTGACAACTTCCGAGCCGGAGACACTGACCCAGAGTCTCCACCGACCTCTGGAGGGGTTTTCTTCTGTCAGTCTCCCACCCCTAGGGACATCatcccgccctccccctcacgGCGCCTGAACTCATCAAGACGAGTCTTAGAGGCCCGTGCTCGCTCGTCACAGAGGAGTAGGTGATAGCTTCAACCATTACCGGAAACCGTTCTTGGATTTCACCAGCTAATTACTGAAGTTTGTGAACACCGCGGGGATTTTCTCCCCTTCTGCGCGATCCCATCGAGCAACAGCTCTCCTCTCTGACACAGCCGACAGGTCACGTATTCTGCTGGGCATCGTCATATATATTCTATCGCCCTCAGTGTTGCCCATGATATCCGCCGCTTGTGCttagatgatgatggcaccGTAACATAGCGCTTCTCCGCTCAATTCCGCCTGTCAACGAGACACATTTACAGTGCTGTCGGAAGTGTTTGGCGTAATGCTTCACTTTTACCATCGGACGATGCGCTGATCTTCTCTGTTTTGGGACAactgcagcaacaacacgGCCTCAGGGCTCGCTAGAGAAGTGTCACCCTCCAGCAGAGCAAAAGGACACCGACTTGCATGGGAGATGAGAATCTCCGGTGCCACAACATGCCCCATATATGAACCAACTCCTCAGCCGGTATTCTGGCTTCACTTGCCGCCAAATCTCCTTCGACATTCTCTTCAGCAGTCTCGCATTCAACGTGAGGTTGGTATCAAATCTCCCGGTCAGCTACCATGAGCCCTCCACTCGCTGGCGACATAGTCCGAAATGATTTCCGTCGCGACAATGGAGTGGTCCTTCCCGTCCCACAAGCTTGGGCTGGTGTTTTTTTAATTTCGGGACGCCTATATGAATCGATGCGCACGATCATACCCTGACgatccatcctccccgcaaGTTGTCACGTTATGTGCCTGTCAATCTGCATGCCGCCCTGGGTAAATCAGCCCCGCGAACGTCACATcagccaccaaccctctccgTCCCGATCACTTATACGTTCCCGGGGAGAACAGGAGGTCTCTTCCGTAATCATATTGACGTGTCTAGCAGCGCTTCTCTTTCGTGCAGTCCGGCAGGCTCTCCACCCCTGTGCCCTCCTTTTCCGGCCGGTCGTGGCGAGATCTCTGTGCTATGTCAGTTCGCAGCGGAACGGTGTGGCTGCTACCCAGGTTTTTCTCGTTGATTTTCATGTTGATCAGGAACAGATATTTCCCGCACAAATGATTTTCTGGTATCCCATGCGACCACCTCTAGCTGTTGGATTTGTTCAAATCACTTCTATGCTTTATcggaaaataaaaatcgaCATGGATTGCGGTTGGATCTGGCAGGAGAATCAGGCTTCATAGTCGGAGAATGGACCACCTATCCAGATTTCAGCAGCGCTCTTCAGGCTCTAATGTTGTCTCTTGACATCATTGCGTTGCATCACTCAATAACTGAGACCTCGACAGGATGTAGGTAGAGGGGCCAGGATATTGAGTTCGCTGGTTTTCTCAACGTTCCATCAACGAGACGGTGAAAAGGGGCACCAATGGGAAATTTTCTCTTGTCTCTGGTCGAACAGGACCTCCCTCTTGGCGGCTGAACACCACATCCGTGGATGTCTGATCATAAGGGCCAGCAGCCGTGGCATGTTTGTCTACCGCGGCATATAGGAGTCTGCGCATTGGGAAACCTGTTTGCCTCCACTTCATGGCATGGCTTGAGCCAATGGACGCCCGAACAACATAGCATAGTGCCTGATTCTGACTATCTGGTTACTTTGTGGTGAGTTGGTACCTACTATATGTTCATTTACTGGATTATCTATGATCAGCACGACTCTTTCCTATTCTTGCCAAGTACATGAGCGGGTGTGCTGAGGCTATCGTGAAGACCAGAGCCATCAGGAGAAGTTCAACCTCGAAGCACGAGCTACTTTATTCTCATGCCAGTTGACATCATCTCTGCCAAAAGTAGAGACCTCCGAGATGCAACTAGGACCTTGCCACAATCAACATCTCGATCCCTTCACGAAGAAAACTTGGAATAGCGTCGCAAGCAGAAACTGGAGACATCGGCTCTGCTGCCTCGAGATCAGAGACTCTATCGAACATACTGTTTCGATGGAGGTCTCTGTGGAAGAAAACCGCGCGATCAAgtccgacgacgacgataaATAGAGGCTTCATCTCCTCGTTTTGGACACCATTCTTCTCACCAGCAGTAGcaagcaccagcagcaccagcctcTCTCCTGATCTCACCAACCAGCCAAACTTGATCTTTCCCAAAGACCCAAACCAAACACGAAAAATGAAGACCGCCATCTTTTCCCTCCTTGCCCTGGCCACCTCGGCTCTCGCCGGGCCCATCGTGACGGAGAGCCAGCTCTCTCCCCGCCAGCTCGAGAGCCAGGCTGATCAGCTCGACACTCTGCTTGCTCTTGTGCAGACTCATACCGGCAACATTAGTACGCCACGCCTTTCCCCTTCACATTCCACCCCTTGCTGACATTGACCACTTCACCAgactccaccaccgccgcggTCCAAGACAACCCCTCCGTCGACCAGCAaaacgccgccgccgccgccctcgcccccgacttcaacgccatcaccagcgctctcacctcggccaccaccctccttgcCAAGCGCGCATGGGAGGACACTGTTATCTTTGCCCGCACCGGCGGCGATGATAAGGATGGTggccacggcggcggcaaggaCGGCCCGAATAAGTCCTGCGCTAAAGAGTGTCTCCTTGTCAAGATTGAGCTCTTGGTTTGGGAGATTGCTTGCACGATCAAGTTGGTGATTATCAAGCTTGGGTTGGGTAAGCTTTCCCAGCTAGAccaggagagggggggaagtgATGCTAACAAGGGAAATAGCTTGCGTCCTCCAGATTCTGACtccgttgttgttggctcTTGTTGGGTTGATCAAGGCTCTTGATAAGGTTgtgctggggttggtgattgtGGTTAAGGCGCTGCTGCACACTATTTTGGGGACTGTGGCTGGGGCTTTGTTGGCGCTTATTATCTGGTAAGGTGGTGCCAGAAGCTTGTGGCTGGAAGAGAGAGGTTGCTATGATGGGGTTGAAAAGTGCGGTGGATAATATGTAATACACGCTTTGCTGGTGGAAATCGAAGGGGACGGCTTGGGGTCTggtcggggatggggggtcGCTTTGCagagttgatgatgctgggtGTCATATCTGTCGTTTACGCTTCGcttcgttgttgttgggttcTTGCTAGCTACATTATTGCAGTAGTTTACTGTCGTTAATCTCAGTCTTCTCTAATCTTGGCAGCTCGACCTGCTACAGTGACCGTGGTTGGCGATATGCCTACCTAGTATGGAAAGGCTATGGATCCATAGTCCACTCAGGTAGGAAACAGGGAAGCACCAAGGACTTGGTTGATCAGGAAACGCCCAGTACGTGTTGAGATTTGAGTAGCCACTGGCCAGCATGCCCACAGCCGTCGTCATGCCGGTCATCACCCGGCAACACCTGTCGAGGAGTAACCCCGTGATGGCAAGACAATGGGCCTATATATACCCCAAGTCTGCTCCAAGCTACCAGCGAAGTAGCTAACGTAGCTGGATTCATTGATTTGGTAGCTCAGTGATCAGTATCTGAATCCACACTGGCTGACCATCAGTATGAAAGTCCGGAGACCACCACTAGAGCTCTTCGCTTTAGGTAGTGGGTTCGATCCTTTTATAACtacttttttccttttctttcgaCTTTTTTTTATATCAACACTTGCACAATTTTCCCAACAGtgagacaacaacaacaacaacaacaacaacaacaacaacaacaacaacaacaacaacaacaacaacaacaacaacaacaacaacaacaacaacaacaacaacaacaacaacaacaacaacaacaacaacaacaacaacaacaacaacaacaacaacaacaacaacaacaacaacaacaacaacaacaacaacaacaacaacaacaacaacaacaacaacaacaacaacaacaataacaacaacaacaacaacaacatcatcatcatcatcatcatcatcatcatcatcaccatcatcatcatcattacaagagagagaaatgTGATTAAATACATATCATTCATTACCTGTCCAACCACTTACGtacaagaaaaaaaaacgcctGGGTTCAACCTGCGACCACACCGCACTGGGTATTACCTCTCTTCGCCGTCATCGTCGTTGTTCACGATCGACATACATCTCGCCAAATTGCAAGTTTTGCATGCTTTCCCTCTGCCCATTCTCCCCGTTCAAGTTActatcctccccatcacccctcaACCATAAACTTAGGCCCactaaccaccaccgccacagcCCCCAAGTTCATCTCGGGGCTCATCTCCGGTAAATACCCCTTCAACCAGCAATTTCCTCCCACCTTGGGTAATATCGTCGTCAGGTTTGCACTAAACCCCACCCCAACACACGTGTTGTTCCGTGCTATGTTATTGTAGATCGCGCAAGCCTTTATGCAGTCTTCAAAGGTGTAGCTTGTCATCCCTGTCAAATCCACGCCTACTCCCTTGAAGTCCATCATGCAGTTCACGTCGAACGACCAGCTGTTTGTGCCCAGGGTGATGATCTGCCGAGAGAGGGCTATGCGGCCGCAGTCGAAATCCAGAAGGCCGAGGCGGGGGACGGTGATGGCTTCGGGGCcggtggtttgggttggggagggaggagaggtgatggttactgttgtggggaggggacAGAGGGAAGATTCactgtggttggtggttagTGGCTCGTTAATAGGAGAGGAAGGCTGGGGGAAGAGGTACCTCCGTGCGTTGGCCACTGCTGTTGTCCCTGCTACTCCGCCGACGATTATGGCGATGAGAATCACCACCGCTAGTGCTACACTCAGGAAGAAGGTTGGTCGACGAAAGCCCCATATTGTTGGTCCGGCGTTGTTGTCCTTGTCTCTCCCtcctttggtggtgaattCGCTGATGCCTTCCTCTTTGTTTCTCGCTGATGTCGTTGAGAACTCGTACATCCCCAAGGGGCTCTTTGGCGGCCATTTCCTCGGACTCCAAGGGCCGGGGGATTGAATTCTGAGTTGGTTCCGGCGGAAGATGTGAGAGAGGGACTTGACCGGTGGCCCGACTGCTTCTGGGGCGTCCATATTGTGTGTGAGTAATTAAGTGAATAATAAGATAGCCTTATGTTGTCGCCGGCCAGGGCGTTGTGTTGTCAAGTTGCGCGCGTGAGATGGTCACCAAATCATACGGTGTGGTGTCATGATCGAACGAGTGTGTGGGTAGAAGGAGAGAGCAAAATGAAAAACATCTCCCGTCCACATCATccctggggggaggtggtgctcgGGTAGTGTATGAATGAACTCAAAACCAGAGAGATACTCTATCAGGGGTGGGGTTTGAAAATGCCGTCTGCATTTTGTCGCGCGTGTCTCCTCTCGGGCTTCGAATGACACAGGCACACAGCATTGGGTGTGACCTGTGCCGTCCCCCAAAATCGGAACAGGAAACCCCTCAATCCTTCCAATCGTGAAATTTAAGCTTGTTGTTTTAGTGTTGTGCAGGGGGGTACGGCACGGGTGAGACTGTCACAGAAAAcggggttgatgttgcaTAACGAGCCGCAGATCTTTGTGTTTGATATTCCAATCACCCACAGACCCGGTCAATAAGCAAGCTCGAACCAGCGACAAGAGACGGGGTTTCTGAAAGTCCAGTTGCCGTCAACCCGGGAAGTGGATTAATGAGGAATATTGAATCCGGGAATTTGCTACTGGCTGTCCCGACGGGCAGTCCTATGTGAAAGTCATCACACCCTTGTCAACCATAGTCCCAGCTAGGTATGTACTTATGTAATCCCAACTTTATACATCAGTGATCACAGCTCTGTATAATTGCCATTACAGCTTCAAAGACAAGTTGATCAAGTGATTATGGTGCTGTTGGGCGTGCCAGAAAGGTGGCAACAGGCCGACACTGTTGAGCAAGTGGGCGGCGGCTGCTGAGTACTCCAAGGCACGTGCAAGGAGCAGAAGAATTAGCCCTGAATAAGATATTGGATGGCAACAACGACCGACTTTCTAATGA encodes the following:
- a CDS encoding hypothetical protein (antiSMASH:Cluster_4), which gives rise to MFPKKAMRVRLFKPIQQAVSLAFLVQHVVSAVEPLGVTWINPPFDDLTGIPQRFALGSKILIEWSVGMAYSDSLTIEIWHLRPGPWDSGSDLIGTLLKDIYYSSDLLVQEWWDIGDHDNINNSILFDSREFRLRLRRSDDPNWKSDSGMFYIQDNPHPDASSMTPTTSKIGTVTAPETLENEALDSSNELSQTAKTGIGVGVGFGSAVLIVLAILTTRLFMIRQNKTKQADISGEDVETHDVAKLTNIILVSLPTHELAANKAQPMSWSRTNITQHMSLLERNTRTWWLSCRLSQVLKRGKGNMRLNLPGQALRERIAVNGRPHSFCGANFTFKHCCQLENGARLGIDVMNMFSSLECKVTARERLAGSR
- a CDS encoding hypothetical protein (EggNog:ENOG503PG4J; antiSMASH:Cluster_4) encodes the protein MDVAIPFGLPRGVSFIIFWVLYTSLARADRFTNPPYDSRDLQEHYAIGQKIQVTWVAAGLRKITLEVRQWTQKRDGDVIGILAQDAQNQQTLQWVIGEGDNIDSKAIANNPRFVLVITDPPPGNHADIMIEKYGYENGSLWSRAFILEDVAQTSLMTSATSTETFSTLTQPTISSTVFPTSDPSTPVNNGDLPQTAKVGIGVGVGLGSLLLITLSVLLTRFVLKRRGRDSKADFASVPNEEMVHDVGKPPLYSSPFVVHSVNGHSNAAELATQPTSVEAGTEIGYLEG
- a CDS encoding hypothetical protein (EggNog:ENOG503PEQK; antiSMASH:Cluster_4) — protein: MRRFSPPESPVVSPTTGSCPNIMPMMANKNMKPAAMKSMMATPVTYIPPLCDGACGTTPRSQQPMWSMMWQEIMQMMRMMPNMCWAMLTQRKHMSWADMGDMMIHTMLTCMEMCMMVMAVPLWMMMPGAMFAIWMCTCALMVMGMCWMLNGKEQMHMCAMESDGWMMGPEMDNEKWMFMGGMGMSSRHCHQQALPMLSRMFNRPMMCICMPTWGMPFDMMFMMLQRCMVMPSQVRRNLYAQMRTALLDDSIHRCVVLCHNDSAVLVSQAMAQLCSDLPAEKMCKLEIYSFGAAACEFMMPRGESTMDSEPAHHQSMDMMMNDRKGVHMEHFAMTTDPFAQMGVLESVRQNMSGRFCGGVFIMDNKKAMSMGKMSQDAMNMQMMCSGLMMEDYMMMMFSAQMSMGASSGTPSSMDSNMMIDRDCAEKREIAAMSNYYAASQTKKGSKRLSWTGLAATAGQKNGVSAGMIGLEQARKGCKGCNGHKAREVSWLSRYVSMGHMMDKNMSEGNMARSP
- a CDS encoding hypothetical protein (EggNog:ENOG503P777): MKTAIFSLLALATSALAGPIVTESQLSPRQLESQADQLDTLLALVQTHTGNINSTTAAVQDNPSVDQQNAAAAALAPDFNAITSALTSATTLLAKRAWEDTVIFARTGGDDKDGGHGGGKDGPNKSCAKECLLVKIELLVWEIACTIKLVIIKLGLACVLQILTPLLLALVGLIKALDKVVLGLVIVVKALLHTILGTVAGALLALIIW
- a CDS encoding hypothetical protein (EggNog:ENOG503P9FU) yields the protein MDAPEAVGPPVKSLSHIFRRNQLRIQSPGPWSPRKWPPKSPLGMYEFSTTSARNKEEGISEFTTKGGRDKDNNAGPTIWGFRRPTFFLSVALAVVILIAIIVGGVAGTTAVANARSESSLCPLPTTVTITSPPSPTQTTGPEAITVPRLGLLDFDCGRIALSRQIITLGTNSWSFDVNCMMDFKGVGVDLTGMTSYTFEDCIKACAIYNNIARNNTCVGVGFSANLTTILPKVGGNCWLKGYLPEMSPEMNLGAVAVVVSGPKFMVEG